The window ggatttgttgtgttggaatgttaggggtgcggctagcaaggctacccgtatccatattaatgatcttattaaacagtttaatccttcttgttttgctttattggaaactaagattagtggagataaagcagatgaggtggttaaaaagtttaagaactggaactgtgttagatcggaggcaactggccgggctggtgggatttggcttttctggaggccaaatcggattcattttgatattattaGCATGGGTAAGCAGTTTATTCACTATAAAGTGAGTATCTTCGGTAAtactcctttttttttattaccctagtgtatgctgaccctatcttagctaatcgaaaacggctttgggaggttctctactctatgagtgtcagcatttctgagccctggtttatggcgggtgactttaatgatatcgcctttatgagtgatcagagagggggttccattcattatgttaatcgctgccttaaccacaagaatagtatggatttatgtgggctttctgatctgggggcttctggtcatagattcacttggaaacgtaacaatacctttgttcgtttggataaggtctacgctaatgttttagctcagaCTTCTTTCCCTGAGAGTTCTGTGTTAAACCTctcgttccgtcattcggatcattgtcctattttgtttagacttttgagaggtaaccGTCCTAGGGgaaagagaccgttccggtatcaattggcttgggagtcccaccCTAAGTTCAAGGAGTTCGTTCAAGagaattggaaacctcattcgaatgttctgcaagctgctgaagggttcaggaataatgtgctggggtggaatagaaatgtctttgggcatattattagaaggaagaataagttactaaataggatggagggcattcagcgTAGGTTGGAGGTGAGGTTTGATCACAGCTTGgatggcctcctcagaacccttcagaaggagctggaagctgtgctcaggcaggaggagcttctctggtatcagaaatctaggaagtcctggattagagatagggatcgtaataccaggtacttccatctttctaccatgatcagaaggcagaggaatagaattgatgccattaaggattctaatggtgattgggtgtatgaagatgaggtgattTGGAAATTGGCCctggagttctataaggatctgttcaaagaggaacctgtccaactggagagggctcactctgttGCTACCTTTCCTCTGATCAGTGAGGAAAGCAGTTAGGATGCCTTCCAACCTATATCCCGAAAAGAGATAGACCAagccatcttcagcattggggcgtctaaagctcctgggattgatggtctgcctgctggcttttaccataagcattgggaagTTGTTAAGGAAGGTACCTATAACTTTATCATAGGTGTGTTTAATGGTTCTAAGGATATAGAGCTGGTAAATAGAACCCTcatggttctgattcctaaaattgttaagccttcttcctttttgcatatgagacctatcagtctttgtaatgttctttataagacggttacaaagattgtggctaatagaatccggggcattcttcctgcgatcatttgtcagaatcagggtagttttgtgcctggtagacaaatgatggataatgtggtgattgcccaagagatggtccacacgatgaagattaggaaggggaagaaaggcattgtggctctgaagctggatttggagaaggcctatgatcgcatcaactggaatttcctgatggagagtctggagagagctaggatcccggacagctagagaaggttaattaaggtatgtatatCTTCTcatgtgtttcaagttatggttaATGAGGATATGTCAGAGGAGTTCTCCCCGGGccgaggaatccgtcagggtgatcctatgagtcccttccttttcgttattgctatggagaggttatctcacctgattcaagatgcaattgataatgggagtttccacccgatGGCTATCaatagcttctgtccccaggtgactcacttattctttgcagacgatgtccttatctttctggaaggtaatgaggagcagttgagtgtcattatggatattctcgattgtttttgttcggcctctggcaaaaaacttaatatccagaaatctaggatgatgtgctctaagaatatgaatccgagagtttgtaaaagattaagtgatctttcaggtattcctcttactgattctcttgggaagtatctgggtattcccctccacagtgagagagtgtctaaagtatcctttaaagatactttggataaagccaatacgaagtgtgccacgtggaaagccaagactctttctctcgctggccgcctcacgttaattcaatcagTTAATTGTGCAGCTCCTAATCACATTATGCAGGTTTgtcagcttccggatcctgtgcttaatgatcttgataagattaaccgtaggttcctgtggggggaagctgcggagggaagaaagatccatctagtaccttggagtgaggtttgtcagccgaAAGATTCTGGtggtctgggcattaggaaagctaaggacaataataaagttttattaatgaaactcctttggcgtatgtggcaatgcccctcctctctttgggttcgccttctttgtggtaagtatcgaaaagacaaaatcttcgggggcccaaAGGAGAGAGTggtcaattgttccttcctctggaaagggcttagcgccgtgTTTGCAGAGTTCTACTTGGGGGTTGGTCtagaggtgggtaatggtaagaccattagtttctggtttgacacctggattggggataaaccgttagtAGATGCGTGTAactcccccccgcctagtgatatccgtaactggaggattgccgatgtggtggactttgagggggactggatttggtcaaagtttgataccttctttagcccggagactctccttagaattcggggagtgaaggttagtaatcaagaggaagacatggataggcattgctgggcgctgactaataatggagtttattcttgcaaatttgcctttgaagcttttaccctCAACAGGTCCGAGCCTCCCTCGGATgtttggaaatccatttgggccctcaaagtcccttaccgtattaggagtttcctatggctgggagttaaggacaggttgcttactaattcggataggcacataCGGCATTTGGCGGActcaggagcttgcagtagatgcagaggccatgatgAGAATTtatgccatgctcttagggattgctctaagagtaaagaggtttggaagaaaattctcccacaccatattctctcttccttcatggcccacTCTGtgaatgactggttctctgatggtattAGTGGAAAATTACTGtcttacatggagcatggtgacattttctttgctatcatctgtcaccaagtttggaagtggagaaacgaggagatttttagTAATAAAACTGTGTTTATTCcaaacttagctgagttcttctcgaaaaaactctcctctattattgagagtttcaaaggggattcccttgCCAGGTCTACCTAGATtagtgatgtccatctcgtgggatggagcaggtcgAGAGATGGGGTTGtaaagttgaatacggatggctcctgcctcatcaatggtaagattgctgccggaggtgttcttagagatgcggggggcgcctggctttctgggttcacccagaatttggggttgggctcttccttctctgcagagctctggggtattctctctggtatcaagcttgctaAAAGACTGGGCGTTAAGAGGctatctgtggagtctgataacatggaggccatcaaaatgatttctgataatcatgctattggtcttaatagccgcaaccttatcaaagctattaaaaggctttgctcttcctttgagaTCTTAGAGTTCAGtcacattttcagagagcagaaccgagttgcggatcgcttggctgcggcaggccatgaggggatgttaggtgttactaccctttctgatccccctatctttctctcttctcttcttttagaggataggattggggttagctttcctaggctaatcccaagTTAGTTgttctttgtttgttttttcctttcctgtttctaccaaaaaaaaaaataaaaaaaataacaaagttatttagaaaaaaaatcaaaaaaataaataaaagtaattCATATCTGATACAACTGCAGTTGATATTAAACAACCATTATACTGGTTGTTAATTAGTTACCTTCTGCACTAACAATTCAgaatcaacatatatatatatatataagcaatCGTGGATCCAGGATTTTATACTTGGATAGGCTAATTTTAGCCTTGCCGCTGGCGTGAGCACATTTTATATAGCCTCCAGCACCTTAAATTTTGATTGTTTCGCTGTgttgaataataaaaaataaaaaatggccggcctaaaataaatagatatatttaatattttataaatccaacactaatttcttaaaaattatacaacttttatctttttcttaaaaattatacaacacTAGCTTCAAAAGTGTAAAAACTGATTTAGAAAGATTTAGAAagtgattaataaaaataacaaagttatttaagaaaaaaattcaaataaataaataaaagtaattCATATCTGATACAACTGCAGTTGATATTAAACAATCATAATACTGATTGTTAATTAGTTACCTTCTGCATTAACAATTCAgaatcaacatatatatatatatatatatatatatatatatatatatatataagcagTCGCGGATCCAGAATTTTATACTTGGATGGGCTAATTTTAGCATTGCCGCTGGCGTGAGCACATTTTATTTAGTTTCCAGCACCTTAAATTTTCATTGTTTCGCTGTgttgaataataaaaatttaaaaatggcCGGcctaaaataaatagatatatttaatattttataaatctaacactaatttcttaaaaattatacaacttttttatctttttcttaaaaattatacaacacTAGTTTCAAAAGTGTAAAAATTGATTTAGAAAGATTTAGAAagtgattaataaaaataacaaagttatttaagaaaaaaattcaaataaataaataaaagtaattCATATCTGATACAACTGCAGTTGATATTAAACAACCATAATACTGGTTGTTAATTAGTTACCTTCTGCATTAACAATTCagaatcaatatatatatatatatatatatatatatatatatatatatatatatatatatatatatatagaagcaGTCATGGATCCAGGATTTTATACTTGGATGAGCTAATTTAGTAATTTTAGCTTTGCCGCTGGCGTGAGCACATTTTATTTAGCCTCCAGCACCTTAAATTTTCATTGTTTCGTTGTATTgaataataacaaattaaaatgatCGGcctaaaataaatagatatatttaatattttataaatccaacactaatttcttaaaaattatacaacttttatctttttatttttaattaaaaaatttcttttaattttcataaagtataaattaatttaaaaattaagttatttTCAGTTTCAAAAGTGTAAGAATTGATTTAGAAAGATTTAAAAagtgattaataaaaataacaaagttatttaagaaaaaaattcaaataaataaataaaagctttTAAAAAAATGAGATAAGAATTGATTTAGAAAGATTTAAAAagtgattaataaaaataacaaagttatttaagaaaaaaattcaaataaataaataaaagtaattCAAATCTGATACAACTGCAGTTGATATTAAACAACCATAATACTGGTTGTTATTTAGTTACCTTCTGCATTAACAATTCAgaatcaacatatatatataagcagttgttaagcccaaaatatacctaaaatatcatcaataattatatcaatattgctacgaatttatgctattcatacctatttagaatacttttactctcgaatatgtttctttcgtgcaaggtacataaatatttggtaaaatccaaataagagtaaaaagagctcaaaaatagaagaaaagccctacaaaaggagtcaaagtcgatgaaaattaataacgccaagtcgaagACACGAACAAGAGCCAAAAAACCGAAaaagctccgtgccgcgaccgccccccccattcacggtcgcgacacgcgtccttcagcttctccttccttcgtccgaagtacaattgatgctcccccattctcggtagagaatttaataattctcggtacgagcaggagattttagaagtctagttacacactttcgtttttgacgaaacgcgatcgttcgggtggataaagacgtcctttcgcagcggacacgatccttcacaacggacacgacacttcaatcaagactcttcaacatctataaataaagagttgatggagagttgaagataataataatgatagaatgttatatgtgtagaagagagagattagtgtagaatttatgcagaaattccgaatcaagtgattcagaagttagatttcgattctgttcaaaagcaatatgatgtacacacattgtttaaaaaaataataacaaattcagtagcgtttagacattgttccagtttagtttacattttggtagtggaccgacccagtctctattacgaagattcagcgagaagattgagtagaggattcgcccctgagcctgacaaactctaacgaaacccaaggaaaggattgacaacccgttcacttgcacgccgtcgaagaattcaatgctccatattctttgtaaacttgtatcaatttatatttcatctaataaagtccgttttattcgatagatttttatgcagcacttatggtaaccaatccactaaagtgactgctggtgttttcattaaaacgtatttaatccaaaatctttacaaggaaactttgttgaacacttaagcaaattattatctcggtagagttttaatttgattaagggcaattatcccggataagggttttgtcgcgttcaaagccaattaattagaggttccgtcatttatttcatctttataattcgtacaaagtttaaagttgttttctttgcttaatgcaaacaaatatacttgtttacttttctaaagtactaaaacgttcctgttttgcaaattaatttttaatcagatactttctaacatcttcacattctaatctaattctcattctagcaatttcaaaaccaaaaccgattaaacgattttccatattataaaccttaaaagtaaatttaaccgattgtaaataagttttgttaaaaaacgttccatgtgggatcgatatcttttattactacaagcgtataccgtgcacttgcggaaatcgctcaacagcagTCATGGATCCAGGATTTTATACTTGGATGAGCTAATTTAGTAATTTTAGCCTTGCCGCTGACGTGAGCACATTTTATTTAGCCTCCAGCACCTTAAATTTTCATTGTTTCGCTGTGTTgaataataacaaattaaaatgacCGGcctaaaataaatagatatatttaatattttataaatccaacactaatttcttaaaaattatacaacttttatctttttatttttaattaaaaaatttcttttaattttcataaagtataaattaatttaaaaattaagttatttTCAGTTTCAAAAGTGTAAGAATTGATTTAGAAAGATTTAAAAagtgattaataaaaataacaaagttatttaagaaaaaaattcaaataaataaataaaagctttTAAAAAAATGAGATAAGAATTGATTTAGAAAGATTTAAAAagtgattaataaaaataacaaagttatttaagaaaaaaattcaaataaataagtaaaagtAATTCATATCTGATACAACTGCAGTTGATATTAAACAACCATAATACTGGTTGTTAATTAGTTACCTTCTGCATTAACAATTCAgaatcaacatatatatataagcagTCATGGATTCAGGATTTTATACTTAGATGAGCTAATTTAGTAATTTTAGCATTGCCGCTGGCGTGGCACATTTTATTTAGCCTCCAACACCTTAAATTTTCATTGTTTCGCTGTGTTgaataataacaaattaaaatgacCGGcctaaaataaatagatatatttaatattttataaatccaacactaatttcttaaaaattatacaacttttatctttttatttttaattaaaaaatttcttttaattttcataaagtataaattaatttaaaaattaagttatttTCAGTTTTAAAAGTGTAAGAATTGATTTAGAAAGATTTAAAAagtgattaataaaaataacaaagttatttaagaaaaaaattcaaataaataaataaaagctttTAAAAAAATGAGATAAGAATTGATTTAGAAAGATTTAAAAagtgattaataaaaataacaaaattatttaagaaaaaaattcaaataaataaataaaagctttTAAAAAAATGAGATAAGAATTGATTTAGAAAGATTTAAAAagtgattaataaaaataacaaagttatttaagaaaaaaattcaaataaataaataaaagctttTAAAAAAATGAGATTTAAGGGACTTGAACCCAAGACCTTTTATGAATAAACATGTGTCTTAACCAACTTAACTATCCTAAAATATTGAAATTGTACTACAAAAACACCAACATAAAAGGTACTGAACCAATATTACTCAAAGATGAAGCTGGGTCCGGGGGGCCGGAGCCCCCGAGCCACGGGCTGGATCCGCCTCTATATGCAAGGGTTAGTAATTCCTATCTGATACAACTGCAGTTGATATTAAACAAGCATATATACTGATTGTTAGTTAGGGTTAGTAATTCCTATCTCAGCTATCTCTATAATGATAATAGTTATTCGTAACAATAATTCTCTTCAACCATTCAACCGTACAACCACCAATAAACCCGGGAATAATCTTCCGAACAGGAAAACCATGATCAAGAGCCAAAACTTCACCATTTCTAATGCATAATTCTTAATAAGTTCATGAGAAAAGAGTGTATATTATCAGCTATATATCCTTCTACCAGGCAGGCACAATAGCATATATATAGACAAATATTTACACCCAACAAGTAATCTTATTACACAACAATACAATCCTATTTAAACAATAATTCGTAATTGTTCCCGTCTAGACGAGGAATCCTCATTTTCATTTCGGTTTatgaaatgaacaaaaattTGTATCTAATCTCGTACGTATCCCGATTCTCCGTTACTCAAATTTAAGCGAACAACCTCTTGACGCCCGTGGCACCGCTCTCCATAAGTTTCTTACCAATTTTATAAGCAGCAAAAGCATCAGTAGCTGCACATTCAATCTGTTCACTACTGAGATTATGATCAAACCAATTCGACCACAATGTCGTATAAGGTTTCGGTtcgaattttatgtaaattaatttATGAGCCAATTCTCTTCCACTATAAAACACAAACTTAGGATGATCATATATTTTAGCAGCCCACTCACTGAGTTCGACACAGTTCCTAATAACGAGTCCATAAGCCTCTTTTAACTTAAGAACATCTTCCTTAACATGAACTCCGACAAACACGATATCCTTAATTCCGAGGAAACGTTTTAAGGATGCCGAAATTGATTTAGGGCTTAATCGGATTAGAACACAACCGAGCTTTGTACATAGAGTTAGTAATGCTATATGGTGTTCGATTTTCCGAGTTGGATGAGTTTCTGATTTATTATTATCTGGTGTGGGGATTGGTTGATCGGAAGTTTGTCGGCCGGATAAACTTCCTGATCGGCTCATTGATGATGATGTTGAGTAGCCTTTGAATCCCCATTCCATTTCGAATCCGACTACCATGTCTCCTACTTTGAGCATGTCTTGAAGAAGAACGTAGAGACAGAGATGTGAGTCTTCGTCGGAAACTACCTCTGTTATTAAGGATGTTCCGTCGCTCATCGTCAATTGGGCTCCTCGTAATGTTTCCATGATTTCCGAACAGGTTTTCCTCTTCTGAATTTCTTGTCTGAATTTTAGTGGAAATTCTAAAAGGAAAATAGATAGAAATTGAAGAAATACTTTTGGGAGATTGGAAATGGAGATGATGAATTAGGACCGTTGAGGATAAGATGGAAAAGTAGGGTGTAGAAAGAAAGACCCTAAAATTATGCATTGCTTGATGAtgttttaaggttcttattaacCAGTATTAACAGCCATATATGAATAAAATTTTAATGCTCTAATATATTAACCAATGGTTCtttttttattctattcaaAAGGTATATATAAATCCAATTTCGTCAAAGAACaacattataaatttttaatcttGATTAAACacctaatttttttaatttaataatttaaattgaTATCATGCAAAATGACATTGCATGAGTGACGTTAGCATTGTTCCTTTTGAGATTAAAGATCACGTTCAAAGGAATCGATCCAAGAGCATCCTCAAAGGCTTCGGTTTTCTCCAACGGAGGAACTTTCGAAAATTCTACGTGACAAATGATTCCTTCCAGAACTTAGATTCCTTAGGGGACACAGATATCCTTAATTCATAAGGATTCTTAATCAGTGAAAGATTTAACTTAAAAACTCTAGCTATATATAAACAGTTATAGACACAAGATATAGTGTATTAACTATTATCTCGTAATTAGTCCATTCATAAGTATGAAAATCTGTTTACTCACTTTATATTGAGTATCTATTTTCCTCCTTTTCCTGTTAG is drawn from Euphorbia lathyris chromosome 9, ddEupLath1.1, whole genome shotgun sequence and contains these coding sequences:
- the LOC136205447 gene encoding protein RISC-INTERACTING CLEARING 3'-5' EXORIBONUCLEASE 2, translated to METLRGAQLTMSDGTSLITEVVSDEDSHLCLYVLLQDMLKVGDMVVGFEMEWGFKGYSTSSSMSRSGSLSGRQTSDQPIPTPDNNKSETHPTRKIEHHIALLTLCTKLGCVLIRLSPKSISASLKRFLGIKDIVFVGVHVKEDVLKLKEAYGLVIRNCVELSEWAAKIYDHPKFVFYSGRELAHKLIYIKFEPKPYTTLWSNWFDHNLSSEQIECAATDAFAAYKIGKKLMESGATGVKRLFA